The Verrucomicrobiota bacterium genomic sequence AGAGTCTCGCGGCCTCGCCAGACGCAAAAAAAAGCCGCCCTGGGATTGCCAGGGCGGCGGCGGCTCAAACCAAACCGACTCAAGACGGCATAAAAACGACCAGCTCCGACCATGGGCCGGGGCCGTCCTGGCCAAAGGCACAGATGCGGAACGAGTAATCCTTGCCGCGTTCCAGGCCGGCGATCTTGATTTTGTGGCAGGAGCTGTGCTGCGCGCCGACCTTCCAATTGGCGGGCACGGATGTATCGCCCAGGCAATATTGCACCTCGAACATGCGCGCCCCGCGCGGGCTTTTGGCGCTGACAACCACCGTGCCGGGCAACGTACCGGCGACCACCTTTAAATTCTGCG encodes the following:
- a CDS encoding fibronectin type III domain-containing protein, with translation QNLKVVAGTLPGTVVVSAKSPRGARMFEVQYCLGDTSVPANWKVGAQHSSCHKIKIAGLERGKDYSFRICAFGQDGPGPWSELVVFMPS